The following are encoded together in the Deinococcus soli (ex Cha et al. 2016) genome:
- a CDS encoding AzlC family ABC transporter permease, translating to MTGQGRGFDWGAFGRGFRVMVPLWAGVVPFAVAYAVTARAGGLSVWETCLMSVTVFAGASQFAAAGQFVGGGVPGVAAALTLVGTTFVLNARHVLYGLSLSRQLPLSPLQRAVAAQFLTDEAYGMVLVAGPRDPGGLSVGFLLGAELSLFAAWNAATLLGALAGAALPDPDALGVGVIFPLAFLGLLVPLLVGRVAVLVALVSGLGAWGLGRVLPGGLVVLLIGVGGALLGALISTRRAEVRA from the coding sequence ATGACAGGTCAGGGGCGGGGGTTCGACTGGGGCGCGTTCGGGCGCGGCTTCCGGGTGATGGTGCCGCTGTGGGCGGGCGTGGTGCCGTTCGCGGTGGCGTACGCGGTGACGGCCCGCGCGGGGGGCCTGAGCGTGTGGGAGACGTGCCTGATGAGCGTCACGGTGTTCGCCGGGGCGAGTCAGTTCGCGGCGGCGGGGCAGTTCGTGGGTGGGGGCGTGCCCGGCGTGGCGGCGGCGCTGACGCTGGTGGGGACGACGTTCGTGCTGAACGCGCGGCACGTGCTGTATGGCCTGAGCCTGTCGCGTCAGCTGCCGCTGAGCCCCCTTCAGCGTGCCGTGGCGGCGCAGTTCCTGACGGACGAGGCGTACGGCATGGTGCTCGTGGCGGGCCCGCGCGATCCGGGCGGCCTGAGCGTGGGGTTCCTGCTGGGCGCGGAACTGAGCCTGTTCGCGGCGTGGAACGCGGCGACGCTGCTGGGCGCACTGGCGGGCGCCGCGCTGCCCGACCCGGACGCGCTGGGTGTGGGCGTGATCTTCCCGCTGGCGTTCCTGGGTCTGCTGGTGCCGCTACTGGTGGGCCGCGTGGCGGTGCTCGTGGCGCTCGTGTCCGGTCTGGGCGCGTGGGGTCTGGGGCGGGTGCTCCCGGGCGGACTGGTCGTGTTGCTGATCGGGGTGGGTGGGGCGCTGCTGGGCGCGCTGATCAGCACGCGGCGGGCGGAGGTCCGCGCGTGA
- a CDS encoding zinc-dependent alcohol dehydrogenase translates to MRLIAASPFTPRWEPLAPREVGPGEVRVQTRLSALSVASELSVLQGGPFPSPLGYQTLGTVTAAGPGVTLPVGARVVTTLGHAAWGVHGAARVIPVPDDVPDRAALSVILAEETAKGLRRVQPAPHERVLVAGAGLLGLLSVVNLTRAGVHDVSVIEPRADRQALARQFGAREVYAPQDAPSDAFDVGVECSAAPAGFAALLGALRPCGRCVVLSDGNWGALTLTPDFHRKELSVVASSDGEDYAAHARWWWRHVSPVLEAMYPLTVAATDLPGLYARLDSPDRPVSVLVDWEMTPLL, encoded by the coding sequence ATGCGCCTGATTGCCGCGTCGCCCTTCACGCCGCGCTGGGAGCCGCTCGCGCCGCGCGAGGTCGGGCCGGGCGAGGTGCGCGTCCAGACGCGCCTGAGTGCCCTGAGTGTCGCCTCGGAACTGAGCGTGCTGCAGGGCGGGCCGTTTCCGTCCCCGCTGGGGTATCAGACGCTGGGGACGGTCACGGCAGCCGGGCCGGGCGTGACGCTGCCGGTGGGCGCGCGGGTCGTGACGACGCTGGGGCACGCGGCGTGGGGCGTGCACGGCGCGGCGCGGGTGATTCCCGTCCCGGACGACGTGCCGGACCGGGCGGCGCTGAGCGTAATCCTGGCCGAGGAGACCGCCAAGGGCCTGCGCCGCGTGCAGCCTGCCCCGCACGAGCGGGTGCTGGTGGCCGGGGCGGGCCTGCTGGGGCTGCTGAGCGTGGTCAACCTGACCCGCGCGGGCGTTCACGACGTAAGCGTGATCGAGCCGCGTGCCGATCGGCAGGCCCTCGCCCGGCAGTTTGGCGCACGCGAGGTCTACGCCCCACAGGATGCGCCAAGTGACGCCTTCGACGTGGGCGTGGAGTGCAGCGCCGCCCCCGCCGGATTCGCCGCGCTGCTGGGTGCCTTGCGGCCATGTGGGCGCTGCGTGGTGCTCTCGGACGGCAACTGGGGCGCACTGACGCTGACGCCGGACTTTCACCGCAAGGAGCTGAGCGTCGTGGCCTCCAGTGACGGCGAGGACTACGCCGCGCACGCCCGCTGGTGGTGGCGGCACGTCAGCCCGGTGCTGGAGGCGATGTACCCGCTGACCGTGGCGGCCACCGACCTGCCGGGCCTGTACGCCCGCCTGGACAGTCCGGACCGGCCCGTGAGCGTGCTGGTGGACTGGGAGATGACCCCCCTTCTCTAG
- a CDS encoding MerR family transcriptional regulator, whose amino-acid sequence MTLTWREGLRCPSGGSTLDETRWTVGEVAALTGVSVRTLHHYDEIGLLRPAERSGSNYRLYTLGDLARLRRVLTWRALGVPLAEVAGVLDAPPDLEREALRAHAARLREDLRRAEHTLRQVQARLDALDGRAEESTMNNEDVKAVFDGFDPALYETEVRERWGDTDAYRQSAARTARYSKADWGRIRAEMDGITAGYVDLMDAGVPPTDGRAQAVAARHRAHISGAYYDASPQMMRGLAQMWVADERFTRNIDRARAGLAAYQSAAVTAWADAQDG is encoded by the coding sequence TTGACCCTCACGTGGCGGGAGGGCCTACGCTGCCCCTCAGGAGGTTCCACCCTGGACGAGACGCGCTGGACGGTGGGGGAGGTCGCGGCCCTGACGGGCGTGAGCGTGCGCACCCTGCACCATTACGACGAGATCGGGCTGCTGCGCCCCGCCGAGCGCAGCGGGAGCAATTACCGCCTGTACACGCTGGGCGATCTGGCGCGGCTGCGGCGGGTGCTGACATGGCGGGCGCTGGGCGTGCCGCTCGCGGAGGTGGCGGGCGTGTTGGACGCCCCGCCGGACCTGGAACGCGAGGCCCTGCGCGCGCACGCCGCGCGGCTACGCGAGGACCTGCGCCGTGCCGAGCACACGCTGCGCCAGGTGCAGGCCCGCCTGGACGCCCTGGACGGCAGGGCAGAGGAGAGCACCATGAACAACGAGGACGTGAAGGCTGTTTTCGACGGGTTCGATCCCGCGCTCTACGAGACCGAGGTCCGTGAACGCTGGGGCGACACGGACGCCTACCGCCAGAGTGCCGCGCGCACCGCCCGGTACAGCAAGGCGGACTGGGGGCGCATCCGAGCGGAGATGGACGGCATCACCGCCGGGTACGTGGACCTGATGGACGCGGGCGTGCCCCCCACGGACGGGCGGGCGCAGGCGGTCGCGGCGCGGCACCGCGCGCATATCAGTGGGGCGTACTACGACGCCTCGCCGCAGATGATGCGCGGACTGGCGCAGATGTGGGTGGCGGACGAGCGGTTCACACGCAACATCGACCGGGCGCGGGCCGGACTCGCCGCGTACCAGAGTGCGGCGGTGACCGCTTGGGCCGACGCGCAGGACGGGTAA
- a CDS encoding helix-turn-helix transcriptional regulator, whose protein sequence is MTSDEQPERVQSPVQRLFLLARLLRARPHTVAELAAATGQTLAVTARDLRELETLEPELRVLPGPPQRYVIGTPELDDAARLTLLRGLDALAARGSEPAASLAPLRAALADALPAHVRAALPRPHVTARPAASDLALNAVTQAWLACRPIRFQEWQPGVRRAARLHPLRIEAHPVSGDLLVVGRDPEHAGEVRTYRLSRMLHVTPEAGTFTPDLLDPGQTPALPVTPLPTQAADSVTVTLRFMGEAAFRVLEGGHACLGEPSINPDGSVDAPLLVPHDAGGVPRSVLPWLLSWGPQVQVLGPDGVRAAWQRLTREAAEVAAQTPTRFMQHGAA, encoded by the coding sequence ATGACCTCCGACGAGCAGCCCGAGCGTGTCCAGAGCCCCGTCCAGCGCCTGTTCCTCCTGGCCCGCCTGCTGCGCGCCCGGCCGCACACCGTCGCGGAACTCGCGGCGGCCACCGGGCAGACCCTGGCCGTCACGGCGCGCGACCTGCGCGAACTGGAGACGCTGGAACCTGAGCTGCGCGTCCTGCCCGGCCCGCCTCAGAGGTACGTGATCGGCACGCCGGAGCTGGACGACGCGGCGCGCCTGACGCTGCTGCGCGGCCTGGACGCCCTCGCGGCGCGCGGGAGCGAACCGGCGGCCAGCCTCGCCCCGCTGCGCGCCGCGCTGGCCGACGCGCTGCCCGCACACGTCCGCGCGGCCCTGCCCCGCCCGCACGTCACGGCGCGCCCCGCCGCCTCCGACCTCGCCCTGAACGCTGTCACGCAGGCATGGCTGGCCTGCCGCCCCATCCGCTTCCAGGAGTGGCAGCCCGGGGTGCGGCGTGCCGCGCGGCTGCACCCCCTGCGGATCGAGGCGCACCCGGTCAGCGGCGACCTGCTCGTCGTGGGCCGCGACCCCGAACACGCGGGCGAGGTCCGCACGTACCGCCTGAGCCGGATGCTGCACGTCACGCCCGAGGCAGGCACCTTCACGCCCGATCTCCTCGACCCGGGGCAGACGCCCGCGCTGCCCGTCACGCCGCTACCTACCCAGGCAGCGGACAGTGTGACGGTCACCCTGCGCTTCATGGGCGAGGCGGCATTCCGCGTGCTGGAAGGCGGGCACGCCTGCCTGGGCGAGCCGAGCATCAACCCCGACGGCAGCGTGGACGCGCCCCTGCTCGTCCCGCATGACGCCGGGGGCGTGCCCCGCAGCGTCCTCCCGTGGCTGCTGTCCTGGGGGCCGCAGGTGCAGGTGCTCGGCCCGGACGGGGTGCGCGCCGCGTGGCAGCGCCTCACGCGCGAGGCTGCCGAGGTCGCCGCGCAGACCCCCACCCGCTTCATGCAGCACGGCGCGGCCTGA
- a CDS encoding amino acid ABC transporter permease, which yields MTEVLEGFRTVLSGEYPRLLLSGLGLTLAVSVCALVVSVLVGTALGAARVLRVPVLGRLGDAYVTVVRGIPLIVLLSVVYYGLPTLGVTLPDFPAAVLALGLYSAAYTSEIVRGGISSVPAGQAEAARSLGLSRGQALRFVVLPQAWRVALPALGNEFISLILGSSLASAVTLQELFSQGRYITNATYRQFEVYAVLALVYFGLTFVLSRVVRGLEARLSRGVTLPERRVI from the coding sequence GTGACGGAGGTCCTGGAGGGGTTCCGGACGGTGCTGTCCGGGGAGTACCCACGTCTGCTGCTGTCGGGTCTGGGCCTGACCCTGGCGGTGAGCGTGTGTGCGCTGGTGGTGTCGGTGCTGGTCGGCACGGCGCTGGGGGCCGCGCGGGTGCTGCGCGTGCCGGTGCTGGGGCGGCTGGGCGACGCGTACGTGACAGTGGTGCGGGGCATTCCGCTGATCGTGCTGCTGTCGGTGGTGTATTACGGCCTGCCGACGCTGGGCGTGACCCTGCCGGATTTCCCGGCGGCGGTGCTGGCGCTGGGGCTGTACTCGGCGGCGTACACGAGTGAGATCGTGCGCGGTGGGATCAGCAGTGTTCCGGCGGGGCAGGCGGAGGCGGCCCGCAGTCTGGGCCTCAGCCGGGGGCAGGCGCTGCGGTTCGTGGTGCTCCCGCAGGCGTGGCGGGTGGCGCTGCCGGCGCTGGGGAACGAGTTCATCAGCCTGATCCTGGGCAGCAGTCTGGCGAGCGCGGTGACGTTGCAGGAGCTGTTCAGTCAGGGGCGGTACATCACGAACGCCACCTACCGACAGTTCGAGGTGTACGCGGTGCTGGCACTGGTGTACTTCGGGCTGACGTTCGTGCTGTCGCGGGTGGTGCGCGGGCTGGAGGCGCGCCTGAGCCGGGGCGTGACGTTGCCGGAACGGCGCGTGATCTGA
- a CDS encoding DMT family transporter — MRAWLYLLTAIALEVSGTLSLKHLHDQPLTHTLLTYAQLTGAFYLLSRAFRQIPVAVAFATWEALGLLSLTVLGATLLGEHLPPTHLLALGGLLLGSALLSRGTRQPTTDAQTTAAQPARPAPTGGQPA; from the coding sequence ATGCGCGCCTGGCTGTACCTCCTGACCGCAATTGCCCTAGAGGTCAGCGGCACCCTCAGCCTGAAACACCTGCACGACCAGCCGCTGACGCACACGCTGCTCACGTACGCCCAGCTGACCGGCGCGTTCTATCTGCTCTCCCGCGCGTTCCGGCAGATCCCGGTCGCCGTGGCCTTCGCCACCTGGGAAGCGCTGGGCCTCCTGAGCCTCACCGTCCTGGGCGCCACCCTGCTGGGCGAACACCTGCCCCCCACGCACCTGCTCGCGCTGGGCGGCCTGCTGCTTGGCAGCGCCCTCCTGAGCCGCGGCACCAGGCAGCCCACGACAGACGCGCAGACCACGGCAGCCCAACCGGCCCGCCCCGCGCCCACCGGCGGGCAGCCCGCATGA
- a CDS encoding SMR family transporter yields the protein MTATTALLILGAAALDVLANVLLKRSDGLARPAYFVGAVLTVLAAFSLIGLAARDLPVAVAYALWGGLGIVTTALLSRHIDGARLTPTGWAGLALILGSLAVLSRTP from the coding sequence ATGACGGCCACCACCGCCCTCCTGATCCTCGGCGCCGCCGCGCTGGACGTCCTGGCGAACGTCCTCCTGAAACGCAGCGACGGTCTCGCCCGGCCCGCGTACTTCGTGGGTGCCGTCCTGACCGTCCTGGCCGCCTTCAGCCTGATCGGCCTCGCCGCGCGCGACCTGCCGGTTGCTGTCGCCTACGCCCTCTGGGGCGGCCTGGGCATCGTCACCACCGCCCTGCTCAGCAGGCACATCGACGGCGCCCGCCTGACCCCCACCGGCTGGGCAGGCCTCGCCCTGATCCTCGGCAGCCTCGCCGTCCTCAGCCGCACCCCATAA
- a CDS encoding ABC transporter substrate-binding protein has protein sequence MKRFVMIAAVLGVAVAGVSQAATVAEVKKTGVLVLGTDPTFAPFEFKGPDGTIQGFDIDIARAVAKDLGVRLEVRAVGFGALMPQAVTSGRVDMAMSGITITPERAKVVSFSQPYFRSAQVFIVRAGNPGKFAWPASVKGKVIGVQGNTTGQFVANDTLKPRGATLKVYDDFAAGLADVRAGRIAALVGDAPTVDDLKKRLPGQFEQAGKDLAAEDYGMVFRKGSDLAAAANRTLARLKASGEYQNLLKKWIVQK, from the coding sequence ATGAAGCGTTTCGTGATGATTGCGGCGGTGCTGGGCGTGGCGGTGGCGGGCGTGTCCCAGGCGGCGACGGTGGCCGAGGTGAAGAAGACGGGCGTGCTGGTGCTGGGGACCGATCCGACGTTCGCGCCGTTCGAGTTCAAGGGGCCGGACGGAACGATTCAGGGCTTCGATATCGATATTGCGCGGGCGGTGGCGAAGGATCTGGGCGTGCGGCTGGAGGTGCGCGCGGTGGGCTTCGGGGCGTTGATGCCGCAGGCGGTCACGTCGGGCCGGGTGGACATGGCCATGAGTGGCATCACGATCACGCCGGAGCGGGCGAAGGTGGTGTCGTTCAGCCAGCCGTACTTCCGGTCGGCGCAGGTGTTCATCGTGCGGGCCGGGAACCCCGGGAAGTTCGCGTGGCCCGCGAGCGTGAAGGGGAAGGTGATCGGCGTGCAGGGGAACACGACGGGGCAGTTCGTGGCGAACGACACGCTCAAGCCCAGGGGCGCGACGCTGAAGGTGTATGACGATTTCGCGGCGGGACTGGCGGATGTCCGCGCCGGGCGGATCGCGGCGCTGGTGGGGGACGCGCCGACGGTGGACGACCTGAAAAAGCGCCTGCCGGGGCAGTTCGAGCAGGCCGGGAAGGACCTGGCCGCCGAGGATTACGGCATGGTGTTCAGGAAGGGCAGTGATCTCGCGGCCGCCGCGAACAGGACCCTGGCGCGCCTGAAGGCCAGCGGGGAGTACCAGAACCTGCTGAAGAAGTGGATCGTGCAGAAGTAA
- a CDS encoding TlpA family protein disulfide reductase: MDWPAPTDFVHGDPLPPPQDWTRPGLVMTFNLECPGCVSRGIPFLKRLHAEFGDAVHLLAVHTSHGHRKLPREDVEPTLKKFAQTYAKLPFPVALDLSGTLARHWHTEGTPHWLAFAPGGDLIRSVYGSQENAQTRLQYLLEEWTGRGAEDRA; encoded by the coding sequence ATGGATTGGCCCGCCCCCACCGACTTCGTCCACGGCGACCCCCTCCCCCCACCACAGGACTGGACGCGGCCCGGCCTCGTCATGACCTTCAACCTCGAATGCCCCGGCTGCGTCTCCCGCGGCATCCCGTTCCTCAAACGCCTCCACGCCGAGTTCGGCGACGCCGTCCACCTCCTCGCCGTACACACCAGCCACGGCCACCGAAAACTCCCCAGAGAGGACGTCGAACCCACCCTGAAGAAATTCGCGCAGACCTACGCGAAACTCCCGTTCCCCGTCGCCCTCGACCTCAGCGGCACCCTCGCCCGACACTGGCACACCGAAGGCACCCCCCACTGGCTGGCCTTCGCGCCCGGCGGTGACCTCATCCGCAGCGTGTACGGCAGCCAGGAGAATGCCCAGACCAGACTCCAGTACCTCCTGGAAGAATGGACCGGGCGCGGCGCAGAGGATCGGGCTTAA
- a CDS encoding permease prefix domain 1-containing protein — MTTAAHTTPHALTAYLTRATWGLPEARRQELWDELEEHILTRADHLTLTGLTPTQATAQAIHELGPPAHVTLGMAQVYTMPKLILTAATLALGISAGLYALAGSGATSTTLTVIRAAPVKPSCVRGTKPSGNDITIVSEKGGITCYTFNDAKMYQGVFLKGTDVTRALDAQGVTLSRDGRSLALAGHSVNARFTRDGATFFDASSVVDLLTQARSVRFSGYTSPHVQVGDATLLLNAGTEDIGAAFYNSSNSVFLSALVGQPVRGSYFVGTKTSPEHLISTGLKTGEAVMLVTSRGGTSFMVDTGKVDARGQLIVHSRDRQLQFVSSLDQLGPYLSGGRRNALLVRITNLPLNDLKSGIFVPDQATSDAR; from the coding sequence GTGACCACCGCCGCCCACACCACCCCCCACGCGCTGACCGCGTACCTGACCCGCGCCACCTGGGGCCTCCCCGAAGCGCGCCGCCAGGAACTCTGGGACGAACTCGAAGAGCACATTCTGACGCGCGCCGACCACCTGACCCTGACCGGCCTCACCCCCACTCAGGCCACCGCCCAGGCGATCCACGAACTCGGTCCACCCGCCCACGTGACCCTGGGCATGGCACAGGTGTACACCATGCCGAAACTCATCCTGACCGCCGCAACCCTCGCCCTCGGCATCAGCGCCGGACTCTACGCCCTTGCGGGCAGCGGCGCCACCAGTACGACCCTCACCGTTATCCGAGCCGCACCTGTCAAGCCGAGCTGCGTGCGCGGTACGAAACCCTCTGGAAACGACATCACTATCGTGAGCGAGAAGGGCGGCATCACCTGCTACACGTTCAATGACGCCAAGATGTATCAGGGCGTCTTCCTGAAAGGCACCGACGTCACCCGAGCCCTGGATGCCCAGGGGGTCACGCTCAGCCGGGACGGCCGGTCGCTGGCCCTGGCGGGCCATTCAGTCAACGCGCGATTTACCCGTGACGGCGCGACATTCTTCGACGCCAGCAGTGTCGTCGACCTTCTGACTCAGGCCCGTTCCGTTCGGTTCAGCGGGTACACCTCTCCCCACGTGCAGGTGGGCGACGCCACTCTCCTGCTGAACGCGGGCACGGAGGACATCGGCGCGGCGTTCTACAACTCCAGCAACAGCGTGTTCCTGTCGGCGCTGGTCGGCCAGCCCGTCCGGGGAAGCTACTTTGTCGGGACAAAGACCAGCCCCGAGCACCTGATCTCGACGGGACTCAAGACGGGCGAGGCCGTCATGCTCGTCACCAGTCGCGGCGGTACGAGCTTCATGGTGGACACGGGCAAGGTAGACGCCCGCGGTCAACTGATCGTCCACAGTCGGGACCGGCAGCTCCAGTTCGTCTCCAGCCTCGATCAGCTCGGGCCGTACCTGTCCGGGGGCCGCCGCAACGCCCTGCTCGTGCGGATCACGAACCTGCCTCTGAACGACCTGAAGTCCGGCATCTTCGTGCCCGATCAGGCGACGTCCGACGCCCGTTAA
- a CDS encoding PadR family transcriptional regulator — protein sequence MNPDLLRGNLDLILLTLLEQQPLYGFAIIQAARDRTGGYFDFKEGSLYPALHRLEAEGLLAAQHGETGRNGKPRKYYALTDRGRDTLNAKRQEFAAFTGAVQSLGGTGT from the coding sequence ATGAACCCAGACCTGCTGCGCGGCAACCTCGACCTGATCCTTCTGACCCTCCTCGAACAGCAACCCCTGTACGGCTTCGCGATCATCCAGGCCGCCCGCGACCGCACCGGCGGGTACTTCGACTTCAAGGAAGGCAGCCTCTACCCCGCCCTGCACCGCCTGGAAGCCGAAGGCCTCCTCGCCGCGCAGCACGGCGAAACCGGCCGCAACGGCAAACCCCGCAAGTACTACGCCCTCACCGACCGGGGCCGCGACACCCTGAACGCCAAACGCCAGGAATTCGCCGCCTTCACCGGCGCCGTCCAGAGCCTCGGCGGGACCGGCACGTGA
- a CDS encoding NAD(P)/FAD-dependent oxidoreductase, translated as MKTLILGAGYSGLAVATKMKPAPGLEALMVEQNAYHTFETRLHEAAAHNTPVTLPLAPLLRGTGVNLEKAQVEAVNLDEKEVKLKDGRVLTYDTLVVGLGSVTNFYRIPGLAENASELKQLSDADEIFNFVNRAYTTEYQGNRDIVVGGAGLTGVELVTELAQRAQLLTKERGLPPFNIYLVEAGPKILPILDDALRAKAQKTLEDYGIHILVGHRITQATADTVTVQTASGEQKTISAGKIIWTGGIQARDIVSGSKLEKGPGGRIAVDDKLRAKGYPEVFVIGDMGLALNQEGKPVPTTAQHAGQQGRLTGKNIMRLVRGEEPESYEPTTLGEFVSLGGLMAVGWMKLPWNQKLAITGGIAHVMKRASEWRWRISID; from the coding sequence ATGAAGACCCTCATCCTCGGTGCTGGTTACTCCGGCCTTGCCGTCGCCACCAAAATGAAACCCGCCCCCGGCCTCGAAGCCCTGATGGTGGAGCAGAACGCCTACCACACCTTCGAAACCCGCCTGCACGAAGCGGCCGCCCACAACACCCCCGTCACGCTGCCGCTGGCGCCCCTGCTGCGCGGCACCGGCGTAAACCTCGAAAAGGCACAGGTCGAAGCCGTCAACCTTGACGAGAAGGAAGTCAAACTCAAGGACGGCCGCGTCCTCACCTACGACACCCTCGTCGTGGGCCTGGGCAGCGTCACGAACTTCTACCGCATCCCCGGCCTGGCCGAGAACGCCTCCGAACTCAAGCAGCTCAGCGACGCCGACGAGATCTTCAACTTCGTCAACCGCGCCTACACCACCGAGTACCAGGGCAACCGCGACATCGTCGTGGGCGGCGCTGGCCTCACCGGCGTGGAACTCGTCACCGAACTCGCCCAGCGCGCCCAGCTCCTGACCAAGGAACGCGGCCTGCCCCCCTTCAACATCTACCTCGTGGAAGCCGGCCCCAAGATCCTCCCGATCCTGGACGACGCCCTGCGCGCCAAGGCCCAGAAGACCCTCGAGGACTACGGCATTCACATCCTCGTCGGGCACCGCATCACGCAGGCCACCGCCGACACCGTCACCGTGCAGACCGCCAGCGGCGAGCAGAAGACCATCAGCGCCGGGAAGATCATCTGGACCGGCGGCATCCAGGCCCGCGACATCGTCAGCGGCAGCAAGCTGGAAAAAGGCCCCGGCGGCCGCATCGCCGTGGACGACAAACTGCGCGCCAAGGGCTACCCCGAAGTGTTCGTGATCGGCGACATGGGCCTCGCGCTGAACCAGGAAGGCAAGCCCGTCCCCACCACCGCGCAGCACGCCGGGCAGCAGGGCCGCCTGACCGGGAAGAACATCATGCGCCTCGTACGCGGCGAGGAACCCGAGTCCTACGAGCCCACCACCCTGGGCGAGTTCGTCAGCCTGGGCGGTCTGATGGCCGTCGGCTGGATGAAACTCCCCTGGAACCAGAAGCTCGCCATCACCGGCGGCATCGCGCACGTCATGAAACGCGCGAGCGAATGGCGCTGGCGCATCAGCATCGACTGA
- a CDS encoding MFS transporter — protein MTPPVPAARLSPTAALILLALSVVLGMSPWFSAAAALPQLREGWGLNAVQGSWLTLAVQLGFVLGAVLSAALNLADRAQPRVLIAVGALLAAGANAALLLHPGLWGALLARAGVGAALALVYPPALRAMSTYFSRGRGLALGVMVGALTLGSASPHLVNGLGGADWRVVVGVTSALAALGGLLALPVPPGPLATKAPPFRPAQAWRVLTARGPALATLGYLGHMWELYAMWTWFALFFGGVLSGAGQPDALRGAALATFGVVGVGALGCVVGGVLGDRWGRTRLTELSMWLSGGAALLLAGLLLWGDPPPGVVLALSLFWGFWIVADSAQFSTVISEIAPGPYVGTAMTAQLALGFTLTAVTIALVPLLLPRLGWAGLFALWSLGPLLGALAMRALRGTPDAARIAGGRG, from the coding sequence ATGACCCCACCTGTTCCTGCCGCCCGCCTGTCCCCGACCGCCGCGCTGATCCTGCTGGCCCTGAGCGTGGTGCTCGGCATGAGCCCGTGGTTCAGCGCGGCCGCCGCGCTGCCGCAGCTGCGTGAGGGCTGGGGCCTGAACGCCGTTCAGGGGTCGTGGCTGACGCTGGCGGTGCAGCTGGGCTTCGTGCTGGGCGCGGTGCTGAGTGCCGCGCTGAACCTCGCCGACCGGGCGCAGCCGCGCGTGCTGATCGCGGTGGGGGCGCTGCTGGCGGCGGGCGCGAACGCGGCCCTGCTGCTGCACCCTGGCCTGTGGGGGGCGCTGCTGGCCCGCGCGGGCGTGGGGGCGGCGCTGGCGCTCGTGTACCCCCCGGCGCTGCGGGCCATGAGCACCTACTTCTCGCGGGGGCGGGGGCTGGCGCTGGGGGTCATGGTGGGGGCGCTGACACTGGGGTCGGCTAGCCCGCATCTCGTGAACGGTCTGGGCGGCGCGGACTGGCGGGTGGTCGTGGGCGTGACGAGTGCGCTGGCAGCGCTGGGCGGGCTGCTGGCACTGCCGGTGCCGCCGGGCCCGCTGGCGACGAAGGCCCCGCCGTTCCGTCCGGCGCAGGCGTGGCGGGTCCTGACGGCTCGTGGCCCGGCCCTGGCGACCCTGGGGTACCTGGGGCACATGTGGGAGCTGTACGCCATGTGGACGTGGTTCGCGCTGTTCTTCGGCGGGGTGCTGAGCGGGGCGGGTCAGCCGGACGCGCTGAGGGGCGCGGCGCTGGCGACCTTCGGCGTGGTGGGGGTGGGCGCGCTGGGCTGCGTGGTGGGGGGCGTGCTGGGGGACCGCTGGGGCCGCACGCGCCTGACGGAGCTGTCCATGTGGCTGTCGGGCGGCGCGGCGCTGCTTCTGGCCGGGCTGCTGCTGTGGGGCGACCCGCCCCCGGGGGTGGTGCTGGCGCTGAGTCTGTTCTGGGGGTTCTGGATCGTTGCGGACAGCGCGCAGTTCAGCACGGTCATCAGTGAGATCGCGCCGGGGCCGTACGTGGGGACGGCGATGACGGCGCAGCTGGCCCTGGGGTTCACGCTGACGGCCGTGACGATCGCGCTGGTACCGCTGCTGCTGCCCCGGCTGGGCTGGGCTGGGTTGTTTGCGCTGTGGTCTCTGGGGCCGCTGCTGGGCGCGCTGGCGATGCGGGCGCTGCGGGGCACGCCGGACGCCGCGCGGATCGCGGGGGGACGGGGGTAG